From one Micromonospora siamensis genomic stretch:
- a CDS encoding HD domain-containing protein produces the protein MTEDHEAAGAMTFIFEAGVLKRAARTGWWFAGVKHPESIAEHSFRTALIGMMLAAMEGADPARVSMLCVLHDTQETRITDIPHIAKRYLTAVPNTAVTADQVADCPPAVADAITAAVAEYEAGETLEAVVARDADKLECLVQAVEYRHQGVDNVQRWIDSSRAALKTASAHRLADAALDGQPLSWLAPPQRK, from the coding sequence ATGACCGAGGACCACGAAGCCGCCGGAGCGATGACCTTCATCTTCGAAGCCGGCGTCCTGAAACGCGCCGCCCGCACCGGCTGGTGGTTCGCCGGCGTCAAGCACCCCGAGTCCATCGCCGAACACTCATTCCGGACCGCGCTCATCGGAATGATGCTCGCCGCCATGGAGGGCGCCGACCCGGCCCGAGTGTCGATGCTGTGCGTCCTGCACGACACCCAGGAAACTCGGATCACCGACATCCCCCACATCGCCAAGCGCTACCTGACCGCCGTGCCCAACACCGCCGTCACCGCCGACCAGGTGGCCGACTGCCCACCCGCCGTCGCAGACGCCATCACCGCGGCCGTGGCCGAATACGAAGCAGGCGAGACGCTGGAAGCAGTCGTCGCCCGGGACGCCGACAAGCTCGAATGCCTCGTCCAAGCGGTCGAGTACCGCCACCAGGGCGTCGACAACGTGCAGCGTTGGATCGACAGCTCACGAGCAGCGCTCAAAACCGCAAGCGCCCACCGGCTCGCCGACGCCGCCCTCGACGGGCAGCCCCTCTCCTGGCTCGCTCCCCCGCAACGCAAGTGA